One window from the genome of Epinephelus fuscoguttatus linkage group LG3, E.fuscoguttatus.final_Chr_v1 encodes:
- the kat14 gene encoding cysteine-rich protein 2-binding protein, with protein MDSSSEQLGGGEDDAACTSASEGLEEGEVEGETLLIVESEDQGSVDLSHDQSGDSLTSDVGEEADGGWACEDMSFYCDRCHKWVPAAQLRGEQPSYLKGDNFFKFICSDCSEDGKESFERMRLTWQQVVMLAMYNLSLEGTGRQGYFRWKEDICAFIGRHWNFLLGTRKKTSTWWSTVAGCLSVGSPTFFRSGAQEFGEPGWWKLVQNRPPTLRPEVDKSITKAKASKPALDPIITVEGLRKRGARNPVENAMQLKEKRCRTQEAKDIRRAQKEAVGGYTDRSASSTPVKLGGGRGGSAGRRPDLVLEKGEVIDFSSLSSSDRTPLTSPSPSPSPDFSAPGTPASHSATPSLLSEADLIPDAMPPQALFHDDEEMETEGMIDPGMEYIPPPSANLVARKKLRPAPPHIKCEAESEDDEGREREDDFEEPVGRSEGPSLSTGRCVGAGGPERRRITHPEKTDGAGGISQSPRFAPLSLYEERMLLRRLDACPLALAVTPQAKRLHRKLLVRQAKRQRGLPLLDIDRAVSATLSLVGGIYGAQGVGNLMRGGAMGKYCTNSQELRILDRFQTNFSCRRGVQQHSVSFWHRLMGAEGSLDQSIKSPYTSRILKPYIRRDYESRPVKLRLLAEIKAYPHRKEPDWVPEPSAPIDYCYVRPNHIPSVNAMCHDSFWPGVDLSECLQYPDFSVVVLYKKVVIGFGFMVPDVKYNEAYISFLLVHPEWRRAGIGTFMIYHLIQTCMGKDVTLHVSASNPAMLLYQKFGFKAEEYILDFYDKYYPVDSTECRHAFFLRLRR; from the exons ATGGACAGCAGCAGCGAGCAGCTGGGCGGAGGTGAGGACGACGCAGCCTGCACGTCGGCCTCGGAGGGTTTGGAggaaggggaggtggagggggagaCTCTGCTGATCGTGGAGTCGGAGGATCAGGGATCGGTGGATCTGTCACATGACCAGAGTGGAGACTCTCTGACCAGTGATGTGGGCGAGGAGGCTGACGGAGGCTGGGCCTGCGAGGACATGTCCTTCTACTGTGACCGCTGCCACAAGTGGGTCCCTGCAG ctcagctcagaggTGAGCAGCCCAGCTACCTGAAAGGAGACAACTTCTTTAAATTCATCTGCTCCGACTGCTCCGAGGACGGAAAGGAGAGCTTCGAGAGGATGAGACTCACCTGGCAGCAG GTGGTGATGTTGGCCATGTACAATCTGTCTCTGGAGGGGACGGGCCGACAAGGTTACTTCAGGTGGAAAGAGGACATCTGCGCTTTTATTGGCCGACACTGGAACTTCCTGCTGGGAACAAG GAAGAAGACATCAACATGGTGGAGCACGGTGGCCGGCTGCCTGTCGGTCGGCAGTCCTACTTTCTTCCGGTCTGGAGCGCAGGAGTTTGGTGAGCCTGGATGGTGGAAGCTGGTCCAGAACAGACCTCCAACTTTGCGGCCGGAGGTGGACAAATCCATCACTAAGGCTAAAG CCTCGAAACCTGCCTTGGACCCGATCATCACCGTGGAGGGCCTTAGGAAGCGTGGAGCCAGAAACCCTGTGGAGAACGCCATGCAGCTGAAGGAGAAGCGCTGTCGCACACAAGAGGCCAAAGACATCCGGCGTGCTCAGAAAGAGGCAGTGGGAGGCTACACCGACCGTAGTGCCTCCTCCACGCCGGTCAAACTGGGAGGAGGCCGTGGAGGTAGTGCAGGGCGCCGGCCTGACCTCGTCCTGGAAAAAGGTGAAGTCATTGATTTCTCCTCCCTCAGCTCATCAGACAGAACACCACTCACCAGCCCGTCACCATCACCTTCACCTGATTTCTCTGCCCCGGGGACGCCGGCATCTCATTCAGCAACACCCAGTCTGCTGTCGGAGGCGGACCTCATCCCAGACGCCATGCCTCCACAGGCTCTGTTCCACG ACGATGAAGAGATGGAGACGGAGGGAATGATTGACCCAGGGATGGAGTACATTCCTCCCCCTAGCGCCAACCTTGTTGCCCGCAAGAAGCTCCGGCCAGCACCCCCACACATCAAATGTGAAGCAGAGAGCGAGGACGATGAAGGCCGCGAGCGCGAGGATGACTTTGAAGAGCCAGTGGGACGCAGTGAAGGTCCGTCTCTCTCCACTGGCCGGTGTGTTGGTGCTGGAGGGCCTGAGCGGAGGAGGATAACTCATCCTGAGAAAACAGACGGAGCTGGCGGCATCTCACAGAGTCCTCGCTTCGCTCCCCTCAGTCTTTACGAGGAAAGGATGCTGCTGCGTCGGCTGGATGCCTGCCCCCTGGCCTTGGCTGTCACTCCACAGGCCAAACGCCTCCACAGGAAGCTGCTGGTTCGTCAGGCCAAGAGGCAGAGAGGGCTCCCCCTGCTGGACATTGACCGGGCTGTCAGTGCTACCCTCAGCCTGGTGGGAGGGATCTATGGCGCCCAAGGGGTGGGGAATCTCATGCGAGGAGGAGCCATGGGAAAATACTGCACCAACAGCCAGGAGCTGCGTATTCTTGATCGCTTCCAG accAACTTTTCTTGCAGAAGGGGCGTTCAGCAGCACTCGGTGTCCTTCTGGCATCGTCTGATGGGAGCAGAAGGCAGTTTGGACCAGAGCATCAAGAGTCCATACACCTCTCGCATCCTGAAACCATACATCAG GAGGGATTATGAGAGTCGTCCAGTGAAGCTGAGGTTGTTGGCAGAGATTAAAGCATATCCTCACAGGAAGGAACCCGACTGGGTCCCTGAACCCAGCGCCCCCATCGACTACTGCTATGTCCGGCCAAACCACATTCCCTCTGTCAACGCCATGTGTCATGACAGCTTCTGGCCTG GTGTGGACTTGTCAGAGTGTCTGCAATACCCAGACTTCAGCGTGGTCGTCCTGTATAAGAAAGTCGTCATCGGCTTCGGTTTCATGGTGCCTGATGTGAAGTACAATGAGGCCTACATCTCCTTCCTGCTGGTCCATCCTGAATGGAGGAGAGCCGGCATTGGTACCTTTATGATCTACCATCTCATCCAG acttGTATGGGGAAAGACGTGACACTGCATGTGTCGGCCAGTAATCCCGCCATGCTGCTTTATCAGAAGTTTGGTTTCAAAGCGGAGGAGTACATTCTGGACTTCTATGATAAATATTATCCTGTGGACAGCACTGAGTGCCGCCACGCTTTCTTCCTCCGACTGAGACGCTGA
- the LOC125885536 gene encoding protein PET117 homolog, mitochondrial, producing the protein MSTASKVVLGVSVVLTLSTVAAVHLKQSWDKQRLHEGVVRDLERLERKKENLRLLEEQRTLTRQLEDERQRRQAELRPQDQ; encoded by the exons ATGTCTACAGCCTCTAAAGTGGTCCTGGGAGTTTCTGTGGTTCTGACTCTGAGCACTGTGGCTGCTGTTCACCTCAAACAGTCCTGGGACAAACAG CGTCTCCACGAGGGTGTCGTCAGGGATCTGGAGCGgttggagaggaagaaggagaaccTGAGGCTGCTGGAAGAGCAGAGGACGCTGACCAGACAGCTGGAGGACGAGAGACAACGCAGACAGGCAGAGCTCCGCCCACAGGACCAGTGA